A DNA window from Thermococcus sp. 4557 contains the following coding sequences:
- a CDS encoding DUF4443 domain-containing protein — protein MSWKRGAYPEFTLEDAVAVLFMLRNPTGRKAISEVLELGEGSVRTLLKKLGNLEVIESTQRGHSLNGRGMGLLEGISRHFSEVRRIGEIDGHPAFALTVREPGEFKSIELRDEAIRFFAKGAMILVVRNGEPVFPEDGRPLSETMPELAERIKEVFRLEDGELVVVTWAEKEADAMKSAYHAALSLKGDVIPEEIKSLVR, from the coding sequence ATGAGCTGGAAGAGGGGAGCCTACCCTGAGTTCACGCTTGAGGATGCCGTTGCGGTTCTGTTCATGCTCCGGAACCCGACTGGGAGGAAGGCCATATCCGAAGTCCTCGAGCTGGGTGAGGGCAGCGTCAGGACGCTTCTGAAGAAGCTCGGAAACCTTGAAGTCATAGAATCAACCCAGCGCGGCCACTCCCTCAACGGAAGAGGAATGGGGCTTCTCGAGGGGATCTCAAGGCATTTCTCGGAAGTCCGCCGCATAGGGGAGATTGATGGCCATCCTGCATTCGCACTGACCGTGAGAGAGCCGGGGGAGTTCAAGAGCATCGAGCTCAGGGACGAGGCGATACGGTTCTTCGCAAAGGGTGCGATGATACTGGTGGTGAGGAACGGGGAGCCGGTTTTCCCTGAGGATGGGAGACCGCTGAGCGAGACCATGCCCGAGCTGGCGGAAAGGATTAAGGAAGTGTTCAGGCTGGAGGACGGCGAGCTGGTGGTGGTTACCTGGGCGGAGAAGGAAGCGGACGCCATGAAGAGCGCCTACCACGCGGCACTCTCCCTGAAGGGGGATGTCATTCCTGAGGAGATAAAGTCCCTCGTGAGGTGA